The DNA region TCTCAAATGGCTGACAAAATTAAAGCCCACCACCGTTTAACTTATCTCTCAAACTCCGACGCCCATTCCCCCCACCCTCACCGCCTCGGAAGGGAGTTTAACCGCTTTGAAATCCAAGAGGCAACTTTTGAAGAAGTTAAAAAGGCCATTCTAAAGCGCAGCGGTAGGAAAGCGATCCTCAACGCAGGTTTAAACCCGCGCTTAGGAAAATACCACCTAACCGCATGCACTCGCTGCTACACTAAGTATAAGCTTGAAGATGCCCAAAGATTGGGGTGGAGATGCGAGCGTTGCGGCGGCATTATAAAAAAGGGCGTTCACGATAGGATTTTGGAATTGGCTGATACTAACGAGAGGCCCAAAGACAGGCCACCCTATCTCCACCTTGCCCCTCTCGCTGAGATTATCTCAATGGTAATTGGAAAAGGCGTTGAAACGAAGAGTGTCAAAGCAATATGGGAAAGGCTTTTGAGAGAGTTCGGAAGTGAGATTAATGTTTTAGTTGATGCTCCAATTGAAGCTATAGCAAAGATAATTGGTGAGGACATCGCTAAAGCAATTTGGGCCTTTAGAAATGAGAAGCTGATTGTAATCCCTGGCGGTGGAGGAAAATATGGAGAAATAAAGCTTCCAGAAGAGATAAAGAAGGCAAAGCTTGAAGATTTGGAGAGCATTGAAGTTGAGAGTAAAGAAGTTTACTATAAGCCCAAGCAGGCTTCAATTTTGAGCTTTTTGAAGAGGTGATTGAATGGAGCGCGAAATAATAAATCTCTTTATGAAGCATTTTAAAAATCAGGGTGATTTTCCATTGGGAGACGATACTGGAGCATTAAAGCTCGGCGATGAATGGTTGGTGGCAACTAATGACATGCTCGTGAAAAGTACGGATGTTCCGGAAATAATGACACCGGAGCAGGTCGGCTTTAAAGTTTTCACGATGAACATCAGCGACGTCGCTTCGATGGGGGCTGAGCCGATAGCATTCCTCTTTTCGCTTGGTGTTCCTAAGGACTTTGATATGGATTATTTAGAAGGAATAGCAAAGGGCATTGCTAAAGCATCTGAGTTTTACAGTACGCCAATAATAAGTGCCGATACAAATGAGGCATGCGATTTGATAATTGACGGAATAGCTCTGGGAAAAACCAAAAGATTGCTCACAAGGAGCGGGGCAAATGCTGGCGACTTAGTTTGTGTTACGGGGGACATCGGAAGGGCTTTAGCTGGGCTTAAAGTATATTTTGAGAACCTTGAGGTGGGAGAGAGGACAAGAAAAGCGCTTTACGAGAAGCTTTTGGAGCCAAAGGCGAGAGTTAGAGAGGGAGTTGTTTTAGGGAGGTATGCAAACTCCGCTATAGACATAAGTGACGGCATGAGTAAAGAATTGCACCTGATAGCGGAGATGAGCGGCGTTAAAATTTTAATCGATTCAGAAAAGCTGCCTATACAAAAGGAGGTCTTTGAAGTTGCTGAGCTTCTGGGATTAGACCCAATTGAGATTGCCTTAGCGTCTGGAGAAGAATTTGAGCTCATCTTTACCGTTCCTGAGGAGCACTTGGATAAGCTTGACTTTGATTTCACAGTGATTGGAAGGGTTGAAAAAGGAGAGGGGGTTTATTTAAAGCGGGACGAAGAGCTTACGAGGATGCCGGTTCTGGGATGGGAGCATCTAACGAAACCCTAATAACTTTCTGCACCAATTCTTCTTGATGCGTATGAAAAGGGTAAAGATTGGGATTCCTCACAGCCATGAGCTCTTTAAAGGGTTTGAGTGGCTGGTGGAAGCGATAGAGTGGGCCTATGGGGATACCTACTTCACAATAGGCACGGACATAGTCAAGCTCGTTGAGGTAAAGTTCAGGAAGGGCATTAATGTCGATGATATTATCGAAAAGCTTCGCGCACTGCCTGAGACAAGGGACGTTAAATTATTTCCACGAGGTGACCACTATCTCATCTACCTTCGGGCCTCACTCGGGCCCAGGAGGGAGGAGGCGGAACGGCTCTTCGAGCTCCAGAGGAAGGGCCTGGTGATATTTGAGAGCGGAACCTTTTCGGCTGGAGAAAGTGTCTTAAGCGTTCTATGTGAAGATGGACTGGTGAGCGAGGTCATAAGGAGATTTAAGGAGGTTTACCATGCCCGCGTGATAAGCGTCGAGGATCACGCCCCCGGCAATAGCATCCTCTCAAAGCTCACCGGGAGGCAGGCGGAGGTTCTTCTTCTTGCATATAAGAGCGGCTACTTCGATGAGCCGAGGCGTGTAACGCTTAGGGAGCTCGCCCAGATGCTTGATTTGAGCCCTTCAACGGTCAAGGAGCACTTAAGGAAGGCGCAGAGAAAAATTTTAGAAGAAACCATTGAGGGTTAACCCGCACATATGCGGCATCAGTTATAAGTACATCAAGAGCTTATTTCTACTTGGGTGAAGCTATGCCGGTTATTGAGGTTAAAAATGTCAAAAAGTATTATGGCGATGTCAGAGGTGTAGAGAATTTAAGCTTCGAAGTCGAGGAAGGAGAAATCTACGGCTTCTTGGGCCCTAATGGTGCTGGAAAAACTACAACGGTGAAAATTTTAGTGAAAATAATCAAAGATTATACCGGTAATATTAAGGTCTTCGGTAAGGATTTAAAGCAATGGGGCAAAGACTACTATCAGAAGATAGGTGTTTCCTTTGAGTTTCCTGCGGTATATTCAAAGCTCACTGCACTAGAAAACCTTGAGTTCTTTGCATCCTTCTACAAAAAGCACTTCGACCCAATAGAAGTCTTGAAGATGGTAGGTCTTGATAAAGAGGCTAATCAGTTAGTTACGGAATTCTCAAAGGGAATGAAAAAGAAACTCGATCTTGCGAGGGCATTGCTCCCGGATCCCGAGATACTCTTCCTCGATGAGCCCCTTGAAGGCCTCGACCCCGCGAGTGCAAGGAAAATTAAGGACCTGCTCCTTGAAATGCGCGAGAATGGAAAGACGATTTTCCTTACGACGCACAACATGTACGTTGCGGATGAGCTGTGTGATAGGGTAGGGTTCATCGTGGAGGGGGCTATAAGGCTCGTTGACAATCCAAAGGAGCTTAAGGTCAAGATGGGGAAGCGTCTGGTTAAAGTTGAATACGCTACCAGCGGAAGCGTTGAGGTTAAGGAATTTCCGCTCGAGGATCTTGGTAAAAACGAGGAGTTCCTCAACATAATCAAAAATCACGAGATAAGGAGGATAAACACCGAAGAGCCTACACTGGAGGAGATATTCCTCAAAGTGACGGGGAGGAGACTTGTATGATAGGTCGACTTGTTAGGACAGACTTCAAAGTCGGGACGCGGGGCTACATCTACCCGATATATCTCCTCATAGCTTTAGCCTATGGTCTTGTGGTGATGGCTTTTCCGGAGCAGTACCATCCGATAATCGTGCCTATATTCGTCCTCATTGAGCCCGGGCTGGTTGGTTTTATGTTCGTGGGGACTGGTATTTTTGCGGAGAAAAAGGATGGAACAATAGGTGCTTTAGCAGTTACACCACTCGAATGGAGGAGCTACATCCTCGCCAAGACGCTCCTCATGGTGCTGGTTTCTCTCCCGGCGGCGGCGCTCATAATGGGAATTGGGACAAGATCCCTCAATGGGCTTTCATACGTCTTGGCCGGCACATTTCTTGTCTCCATAGTTTACACACTCCTCGGCATTGCCGTATCTTCAAAGTACCATGACTTAGATGACTACTTCGTTCCTTTGCTGGGGGTCATGGTGCTCTCGCTCCTCCCTTTTGCTCACTACCACGGCTACCTCACCAACGAGATATGGAAGGTTCTCTACGCTGTCCCAAGCTACCCGGCACTCTACTTCTTCAAAGCACCCTTCGAGGAGATTTCAATGAATACCCTGATGTGGTCTGGTTTTGCTTTGATAATCTGGAGCGGTATAGCATATCACCTTGCTAGAATCCGCTTTTACAAATATGCGGTGGAGGGATTGAGATGAGCTTCGTGAGAAAATTTGCCGCCATCTACAAAACGGATCTTAAGTTATTGAGAAGGGACCCTATGCTCCTCTACAGCGTAGCAATGGCTTTGGTGCTTTTGCTCATCGTCCGCTACTTCAAGGACAGAATGGGAATACTTTATCCCGTAATGGCGCTCCTCACACTGATCTTCATACCCATGATATTCGGCATGATACCCGGCTTTATGATGGCGGACGAAAAGGAGAACAAAACTATACAGGCACTCCAAGTTATCCCAATTTCCAGTGAGGCTTTTCTCGTGTATCGGCTTACATGGGCTTCCTTAATAACTCTAGTTCTCACGGCAATTGCTCCATATATCCTTGATGTGGAGGTCCCCCAAAAGGGTTTGCTGGCTCTCATGGTACTATTTCTCTTAGAGGTATGGATTTACGGGCTGATTATCACCGTCCTCTCGGAGTCGAGGATGCAAGCATTAACGGTCTCCAAGGTAATTGGCTGGCTCCTCATCCTGCCACCAGCGGTAAAGCTCGTTGTGCTCTGGAGGAACCTCTCAACAGACTGGAGCAAGTTCACCGCGTTTTTACCGACATACTGGGCCTACAAGATCTTTGAAGGGATTCCCTTCAATAATTACAGTGACTTTCCAACAGCACTCCTTGTCCATGTAGCGTGGCTCCTTCCGCTAGTTTTATTGTTTAGGAGAAAGATTCTCTGACCTTTTCTTTTTGACCAAAAGCTTAAACTATAAGAACCTAATTTTAATATAGGTGAGAGACTATGCGTGAAGCTATGTATTGGGAACCTCTTGAGAGAAAGCGCGTGAGATGCCACTTGTGCCCTTTAAACTGCATTATTGATGAAGGAAAAAGAGGGTCATGCAGAGTGAGAAAAAATATTAACGGGAAGCTTTATGCGCTTAACTATGGAAAAGTTTCTTCCATTGCATCAGATCCTATAGAGAAAAAGCCCCTCTTTCACTTCTATCCTGGGTCTTGTGCCTTCTCTATAGGCACTGTTGGATGCAACATGCACTGCAAGCACTGTCAGAACTGGGAAATAAGTCAAGCTGATGAAAGCTTTCCCTATTTACAAGATGCCACACCAGATGCGCTAGCTAGGTTGGCTAAGCACTATGAATGTGAGAGCATAGCCTACACATATAACGAACCAATGATTTGGTATGAGTTCGTCTTTGATACAGCCAAGCTTGCTAAGAAAGCTGGACTGAACAATATTTTGGTTACTAACGGCTACATAAATGAAGAGCCATTCAGAAAGCTTGCTCCATA from Palaeococcus pacificus DY20341 includes:
- a CDS encoding TIGR00375 family protein — protein: MLIDADLHIHSRYSKAVSKLMTIPMLAENAKFKGLHIVGTGDILNPQWEEELLKYTQRVEDGTYERKGIRFLLTAEVEDAKRVHHVLIFPSIDAVREMRERLKRYSSDIESEGRPHLSLTGAEIADLANELDVLIGPAHAFTPWTALYKEYDSLKECYGSAKIHFLELGLSADSQMADKIKAHHRLTYLSNSDAHSPHPHRLGREFNRFEIQEATFEEVKKAILKRSGRKAILNAGLNPRLGKYHLTACTRCYTKYKLEDAQRLGWRCERCGGIIKKGVHDRILELADTNERPKDRPPYLHLAPLAEIISMVIGKGVETKSVKAIWERLLREFGSEINVLVDAPIEAIAKIIGEDIAKAIWAFRNEKLIVIPGGGGKYGEIKLPEEIKKAKLEDLESIEVESKEVYYKPKQASILSFLKR
- a CDS encoding thiamine-phosphate kinase — its product is MEREIINLFMKHFKNQGDFPLGDDTGALKLGDEWLVATNDMLVKSTDVPEIMTPEQVGFKVFTMNISDVASMGAEPIAFLFSLGVPKDFDMDYLEGIAKGIAKASEFYSTPIISADTNEACDLIIDGIALGKTKRLLTRSGANAGDLVCVTGDIGRALAGLKVYFENLEVGERTRKALYEKLLEPKARVREGVVLGRYANSAIDISDGMSKELHLIAEMSGVKILIDSEKLPIQKEVFEVAELLGLDPIEIALASGEEFELIFTVPEEHLDKLDFDFTVIGRVEKGEGVYLKRDEELTRMPVLGWEHLTKP
- a CDS encoding helix-turn-helix domain-containing protein gives rise to the protein MRMKRVKIGIPHSHELFKGFEWLVEAIEWAYGDTYFTIGTDIVKLVEVKFRKGINVDDIIEKLRALPETRDVKLFPRGDHYLIYLRASLGPRREEAERLFELQRKGLVIFESGTFSAGESVLSVLCEDGLVSEVIRRFKEVYHARVISVEDHAPGNSILSKLTGRQAEVLLLAYKSGYFDEPRRVTLRELAQMLDLSPSTVKEHLRKAQRKILEETIEG
- a CDS encoding ABC transporter ATP-binding protein, producing MPVIEVKNVKKYYGDVRGVENLSFEVEEGEIYGFLGPNGAGKTTTVKILVKIIKDYTGNIKVFGKDLKQWGKDYYQKIGVSFEFPAVYSKLTALENLEFFASFYKKHFDPIEVLKMVGLDKEANQLVTEFSKGMKKKLDLARALLPDPEILFLDEPLEGLDPASARKIKDLLLEMRENGKTIFLTTHNMYVADELCDRVGFIVEGAIRLVDNPKELKVKMGKRLVKVEYATSGSVEVKEFPLEDLGKNEEFLNIIKNHEIRRINTEEPTLEEIFLKVTGRRLV
- a CDS encoding fluoroquinolone export ABC transporter permease subunit — its product is MIGRLVRTDFKVGTRGYIYPIYLLIALAYGLVVMAFPEQYHPIIVPIFVLIEPGLVGFMFVGTGIFAEKKDGTIGALAVTPLEWRSYILAKTLLMVLVSLPAAALIMGIGTRSLNGLSYVLAGTFLVSIVYTLLGIAVSSKYHDLDDYFVPLLGVMVLSLLPFAHYHGYLTNEIWKVLYAVPSYPALYFFKAPFEEISMNTLMWSGFALIIWSGIAYHLARIRFYKYAVEGLR
- a CDS encoding ABC transporter permease, with amino-acid sequence MSFVRKFAAIYKTDLKLLRRDPMLLYSVAMALVLLLIVRYFKDRMGILYPVMALLTLIFIPMIFGMIPGFMMADEKENKTIQALQVIPISSEAFLVYRLTWASLITLVLTAIAPYILDVEVPQKGLLALMVLFLLEVWIYGLIITVLSESRMQALTVSKVIGWLLILPPAVKLVVLWRNLSTDWSKFTAFLPTYWAYKIFEGIPFNNYSDFPTALLVHVAWLLPLVLLFRRKIL